A section of the Malus sylvestris chromosome 17, drMalSylv7.2, whole genome shotgun sequence genome encodes:
- the LOC126611473 gene encoding F-box/kelch-repeat protein At3g06240-like isoform X1, protein MSQVRECETPEDRMVEILSRLPPKSLMRFKCIRKSWCTLINSPRFVAKHLNNSVDNKLSSSTRILLHRSQTPIFPYDSWKREFFWSMINFSIDSDESNLHYDVEDLTNVPLLQWEDHHEVEIHGYCNGIVCVTVGEYFFLCNPATGEFSQLPNSRLLLPLPRGKGKFGLETTVKGLGFGYDCKAKEYKVVRIIENYDCEYSDGEETYIEHTALPHTAEVYTTTANSWKEIKINISSKILSLYSYPYSCSVYLKGFCYWLSSDDEEYICSFNLGDEIFDRIELPSRRESGFKLDGIFLYNESITYYCTSYEERSRLFEIWVMDNYDGVKSSWTKHLTAGPFKGIEFPLTLRKHDELLMIASDGRATSYNSSTRNLKYLHIPVIIYRNRVIDYAKSIVPVKRVEGKAPFSPI, encoded by the coding sequence GTTGCCGCCCAAGTCTCTGATGCGATTCAAATGCATACGCAAGTCTTGGTGCACCCTCATCAATAGTCCTCGTTTTGTGGCCAAACACCTCAACAATTCCGTGGACAACAAACTATCATCCTCCACGCGTATTCTTCTCCACCGTTCTCAGACGCCCATTTTCCCTTACGACAGTTGGAAACGAGAATTTTTCTGGTCCATGATTAATTTTTCCATTGATAGTGATGAGAGCAACCTTCATTATGATGTTGAGGACCTAACTAATGTACCGTTATTGCAATGGGAAGACCATCATGAAGTAGAGATTCACGGTTATTGCAATGGGATTGTCTGTGTAACAGTAggggaatatttttttttgtgcaatCCAGCAACGGGGGAATTCAGTCAACTTCCCAATTCACGCCTTCTTCTACCCCTTCCCAGGGGAAAAGGAAAATTTGGATTGGAAACGACCGTTAAAGGATTGGGATTTGGCTATGATTGTAAAGCTAAAGAATACAAGGTTGTGCGAATTATAGAAAATTATGATTGCGAGTATTCAGATGGTGAAGAAACATATATTGAACATACTGCTCTTCCTCACACGGCTGAGGTATACACAACAACTGCTAACTCTTGGAAAGAGATTAAGATAAATATATCAAGTAAAATATTATCATTGTATAGCTATCCCTATTCTTGTTCAGTGTACTTGAAAGGATTTTGTTATTGGTTGTCAAGCGATGACGAGGAATACATATGTTCATTTAATTTAGGTGATGAGATATTCGATAGGATAGAATTGCCTTCTAGGAGAGAATCTGGTTTTAAGCTTGATGGTATTTTTCTGTATAATGAATCAATCACTTATTATTGCACTAGTTACGAAGAGCGTTCCAGATTATTTGAAATATGGGTAATGGATAACTATGACGGAGTTAAGAGTTCATGGACAAAACACCTAACAGCTGGACCCTTTAAGGGCATTGAGTTTCCATTGACACTTAGGAAACATGACGAGCTTCTTATGATTGCCTCCGATGGAAGAGCCACCTCTTATAATTCTAGTACCAGAAATCTCAAGTATCTTCATATTCCTGTTATTATCTATAGGAATCGGGTGATAGATTATGCGAAAAGTATTGTTCCAGTTAAGCGAGTTGAGGGCAAAGCTCCATTTTCTCCTATTTAA
- the LOC126611475 gene encoding F-box/kelch-repeat protein At3g06240-like: protein MFHVRESETPEDKVVEILSRLPPKSLMRFKCTRKSWCTLINSSSFVAKHLSNSVDNKLSSSTCILLNRSQMPVFPDKSWKYEILWSMIYLSIYSDEHNHHYDVEDLNIPFPLEDHHPVQIHGYCNGIVCVIAGKTVIILCNPGTGEFRQLPDSCLLVPLPKEKFQLETIFGGLGFGYDCKAKEYKVVQIVENCEYSDDERTFYHSIPLPHTAEVYTIAANSWKEIKIDISTKTYPSSCSVYLKGFCYWFASDGEEYILSFDLGDEIFHRIQLPSRRESSFKFYDLFLYNESITSYCSHYDPTEDSKLFEIWVMDDYDGIKSSWTKLLTVGPFKGIEYPLTLWKCDELLMLASDGRAISYNSSIGNLKYLHIPPIINEVIDFEAFSYVESIVPIK, encoded by the coding sequence ATGTTCCATGTGCGTGAAAGCGAAACTCCTGAAGATAAGGTAGTCGAAATCCTGTCAAGGTTGCCACCCAAGTCTCTGATGCGATTCAAATGCACACGCAAGTCTTGGTGCACTCTTATAAATAGTTCAAGCTTTGTTGCCAAACACCTCAGCAATTCCGTAGACAACAAACTCTCATCCTCCACTTGTATCCTTCTCAACCGTTCTCAGATGCCAGTTTTCCCagacaaaagttggaaatatgaAATTTTATGGTCCATGATTTATCTTTCCATTTATAGTGATGAGCACAACCATCACTATGATGTTGAGGACCTAAACATACCGTTTCCATTAGAAGATCATCATCCTGTACAGATTCACGGTTATTGCAATGGGATTGTCTGTGTGATAGCAGGGAAAACTGTTATTATTTTATGCAATCCTGGAACAGGGGAATTCAGGCAACTTCCCGATTCTTGCCTTCTTGTACCCCTTCCCAAGGAAAAATTCCAATTGGAGACGATTTTTGGAGGATTGGGATTTGGCTATGATTGCAAAGCTAAAGAATACAAGGTTGTGCAAATTGTAGAAAATTGTGAGTATTCAGATGATGAGCGAACATTTTATCATAGTATTCCTCTTCCTCACACGGCTGAGGTATACACCATAGCTGCTAACTCTTGGAAGGAGATTAAGATTGATATATCAACTAAAACCTATCCCAGTTCTTGTTCAGTGTACTTGAAGGGATTTTGTTATTGGTTTGCAAGCGATGGCGAGGAATACATACTTTCATTTGATTTAGGTGATGAGATATTTCATAGAATACAATTGCCTTCTAGGAGAGAATCCAGTTTTAAGTTTTATGATCTTTTTCTGTATAATGAATCCATCACTTCTTATTGCTCTCATTATGATCCAACTGAGGATTCTAAATTATTTGAAATATGGGTAATGGACGATTATGATGGAATTAAGAGTTCATGGACAAAACTCCTAACCGTTGGACCCTTTAAAGGCATTGAGTATCCATTGACACTTTGGAAATGTGACGAGCTTCTTATGCTTGCCTCCGATGGAAGAGCCATCTCTTATAATTCTAGTATTGGAAATCTCAAGTATCTTCATATTCCTCCTATTATTAATGAGGTTATTGATTTCGAGGCTTTTAGTTATGTGGAAAGTATTGTTCCGATCAAGTGA